The window ACATCGAATATGAAATTATTCCTGGTGTAAGTTCACTGTTCGGTACTGCAAGTGTGCTTGAAGCGGAATTGACATTGCCTGAGATATCTCAAAGTGTCATCATCACCCGTCCTGAAGGCAGAACCCCAAAACCTGAAGGAGAAAGCCTTGCAAGCTTTTCAAAGCATCATGCAACCATGTGCATCTTTTTGGGAATTGGTATGATTGACAAGGTAGTTGATGAACTGCTTGTAGGTTATGAAAAAACCACTCCAGTTGCAGTTGTCAAAAAGGCAACTTGGCCAGACCAACAAATAATTAGAGGAACCCTCGCAGATATTGCAGGAAAAGTTAAAGAT is drawn from Methanobrevibacter sp. and contains these coding sequences:
- the cobM gene encoding precorrin-4 C(11)-methyltransferase gives rise to the protein MKGKVIFIGAGPGDPDLITVKGRRVIEKADVIIYAGSLVNKDVLAPAKSDCEIHNSAYLNLDETDGIITQAVNEGKLVARVHTGDPSIYGAIAEQIRELKKHDIEYEIIPGVSSLFGTASVLEAELTLPEISQSVIITRPEGRTPKPEGESLASFSKHHATMCIFLGIGMIDKVVDELLVGYEKTTPVAVVKKATWPDQQIIRGTLADIAGKVKD